In a single window of the Sander lucioperca isolate FBNREF2018 chromosome 19, SLUC_FBN_1.2, whole genome shotgun sequence genome:
- the LOC118493882 gene encoding zinc finger BED domain-containing protein 4-like: protein MEFIALDDQPFSVVEDVGFRRLIDHIEPRYTIPSRRHFSDVCLPEMYNVVSTNVRELLATDIAALSFTTDIWSSDVSPTSMLSLTAQWIDTDFKLQKIVLHSQEFRGSHTAVAISEAFANMFDTWRIDRSKVHAVVSDNARNMAKAMEDSNLKGIRCMAHTIQLAVNEGLLSQRSIADVIAIGRKIVGHFKHSPLAYARLQSIQEQFGMPQKRFQQDVSTRWNSTYYMLESLFAQKRVLATYIADHDLPATFNAYQWVLIENVLSLLAPFEQITKEISSSDASVADVIPLLAALKRLLNKEAETDHGVKTTKSALLEAVSTRFSQADSEPLYCIATVLDP from the coding sequence ATGGAATTCATCGCATTGGATGATCAACCATTCTCGGTTGTAGAGGATGTTGGATTTCGCAGGCTTATAGACCATATTGAGCCCCGTTACACCATCCCTAGTAGACGGCATTTCTCAGACGTGTGCTTACCTGAGATGTATAACGTAGTTTCAACTAACGTCCGTGAGCTTTTGGCTACAGATATTGCAGCCCTCAGCTTCACGACTGATATTTGGAGCTCGGATGTGAGCCCCACCAGTATGCTGAGTTTAACTGCGCAGTGGATCGACACAGATTTCAAGCTACAAAAGATTGTGCTTCACTCACAAGAGTTTAGAGGGTCCCATACAGCTGTAGCCATATCCGAGGCATTCGCCAACATGTTTGACACTTGGCGTATCGACCGATCTAAAGTGCATGCGGTAGTCAGTGACAACGCAAGAAATATGGCTAAAGCCATGGAAGATAGCAATCTGAAAGGCATACGGTGTATGGCACACACAATTCAACTGGCGGTCAACGAGGGATTGTTGAGTCAGCGCAGTATAGCAGATGTGATAGCGATAGGCAGGAAAATTGTTGGCCATTTCAAACATTCACCGCTTGCCTATGCGCGCCTGCAATCTATCCAAGAACAGTTCGGAATGCCACAAAAACGTTTCCAACAAGATGTGAGCACAAGGTGGAACAGTACATATTATATGCTGGAAAGCCTTTTTGCGCAAAAGCGAGTCTTGGCCACATACATAGCAGATCATGACCTGCCCGCAACATTCAACGCATACCAGTGGGTGTTAATAGAGAACGTTCTCTCTCTTCTCGCCCCCTTTGAGCAGATAACAAAAGAGATAAGCTCATCTGATGCATCTGTGGCAGACGTCATACCCTTACTTGCAGCACTAAAGCGTCTTTTAAACAAAGAGGCTGAAACAGACCACGGAGTGAAAACAACTAAAAGTGCGCTCTTAGAAGCTGTCAGCACACGATTTAGTCAGGCGGACTCAGAACCCCTGTACTGCATCGCGACTGTGCTTGATCCATGA